A stretch of the Azorhizobium caulinodans ORS 571 genome encodes the following:
- a CDS encoding MFS transporter, with protein sequence MTAASPAAVPLFRLVPALGVVQIFAWGSSFYLLAVLAQPIAADTGWPLPWVVGALSIGMLVAGLISPAVSTRIARSGGRSVLAAGCLLMALGQVLIGLATSLPVFIGGWVVIGLGMGACLYDAAFAALGRLFGLAARPVITRLTLWGGFASTLCWPVSSFLEHQLGWRGTCFAYAAIMGLLCVPLVLFALPAPAPPATGSADDTPGRTSAPLRLTGIDQLKFILLASTITLCGATSAAISQHLLTVLQSQGLTLAQAVSIAMLLGPAQVASRLLEMAGGGRYHPLWTLGIAVVMMSLGLTLLALGFAWPGLALVFYGLGTGVYSIARGTVPLAVFGPERYAPVIGRIARPNLILQALAPSGAAFLLTRFGAAAMLDVLVAAMIVSLAVLAGLSVLERRA encoded by the coding sequence ATGACCGCAGCCAGCCCCGCCGCTGTGCCCCTGTTCCGCCTCGTGCCCGCGCTGGGCGTGGTGCAAATCTTCGCGTGGGGATCGTCCTTCTACCTGCTGGCGGTGCTCGCCCAGCCCATTGCCGCCGATACCGGCTGGCCTCTGCCCTGGGTGGTGGGCGCGCTCTCGATCGGCATGCTGGTGGCGGGGCTGATTTCGCCCGCTGTGAGCACGCGCATCGCGCGCAGCGGCGGGCGTTCCGTGCTGGCGGCGGGCTGTCTGCTCATGGCGCTGGGCCAGGTGCTCATCGGCCTTGCCACGTCGCTCCCCGTCTTCATCGGCGGATGGGTGGTCATCGGCCTCGGCATGGGGGCCTGCCTTTATGATGCGGCCTTTGCCGCGCTGGGGCGGCTGTTCGGCCTTGCTGCGCGGCCGGTCATTACCCGCCTCACCCTGTGGGGCGGCTTTGCCAGCACGCTGTGCTGGCCGGTGTCGAGCTTTCTGGAGCATCAGCTCGGCTGGCGCGGCACCTGCTTTGCTTATGCCGCCATCATGGGCCTCCTGTGCGTGCCTCTGGTCCTCTTCGCGTTGCCGGCGCCCGCGCCCCCGGCTACAGGTTCTGCCGACGATACGCCCGGCCGGACATCCGCGCCGCTCCGTCTGACCGGCATCGACCAGCTGAAATTCATCCTGCTCGCCAGCACCATCACCTTGTGCGGGGCCACCTCGGCGGCCATTTCGCAGCATCTGCTCACCGTCCTCCAGTCGCAGGGGCTGACGCTGGCCCAGGCGGTGTCCATCGCCATGCTGCTGGGCCCGGCCCAGGTTGCCTCCCGCCTGCTGGAGATGGCCGGCGGCGGGCGCTATCACCCCTTGTGGACCTTGGGCATCGCCGTGGTGATGATGAGCCTCGGCCTCACGCTGCTGGCCCTCGGCTTTGCCTGGCCGGGGCTGGCGCTCGTCTTCTACGGGCTGGGCACGGGCGTCTATTCCATCGCCCGCGGCACGGTCCCCCTCGCGGTGTTCGGCCCCGAGCGCTATGCCCCCGTGATCGGCCGCATCGCCCGGCCGAACCTCATCCTGCAAGCGCTGGCCCCGTCCGGCGCGGCCTTTCTGCTGACCCGCTTCGGCGCCGCCGCCATGCTGGATGTGCTGGTGGCGGCCATGATCGTCAGCCTCGCGGTGCTTGCGGGCCTCTCCGTTCTTGAGCGGCGCGCGTGA
- a CDS encoding cache domain-containing protein, giving the protein MGRSWRADALFRRGRRAFAAAAALTILLTALSAVLIDREVELGRARDLLDRRVLAVSEHMATLVRTLDLALELTLTQIPRQDLAQARNDASLHDLLARLRERMPTLESVFVVDGEGKLVASSRAFPIPPYDMRQREYFRAYRNGETGLFLNEPARGQVSRTENFVATRPILSDGVLRGAVGVAVLPQVLVSLYGRMVGDAPLLIARTDGVVLLRTDGARMIERLPEQNEILRQAKAASAGIFTGTSLTGGDRALHAFRVLAAPDLVIAVAARQSEVLAAWRKHALCIGALALLAMAALAAVAFLPRGRVEAAETPPPEPVMAPDLALLDLLVLRLRAALSTGAGEAALRETDIIAAVLAAARGSPAAAGEAEVGEVLGDVAGLATAAGLPDLTLQETRDAAHLTVHLSPAPLGAALLDVVLGMARAAPELARIGATVSFACVGGDEPGDRLPGTYACVGLAGLTDAGGAQAFALGRAIVEGAGGAVVERRSAGLWRVELWLPLVQQASEVPVA; this is encoded by the coding sequence ATGGGCCGATCTTGGCGCGCGGACGCCTTGTTCCGGCGTGGCCGGCGCGCGTTTGCGGCGGCCGCGGCGCTGACGATCCTTCTCACGGCGCTCTCCGCCGTCCTCATCGACCGGGAAGTGGAACTGGGGCGGGCGCGGGATCTGCTGGACCGGCGCGTGCTGGCGGTGAGCGAGCACATGGCGACGCTGGTGCGGACGCTGGACCTCGCGCTTGAACTGACGCTGACCCAGATCCCGCGGCAGGATCTCGCCCAGGCCCGCAACGACGCCAGCCTGCATGACCTTCTGGCCCGCCTGCGGGAGCGGATGCCGACCCTCGAATCCGTTTTCGTGGTCGACGGAGAGGGCAAGCTCGTGGCCTCGAGCCGTGCCTTTCCGATCCCGCCCTATGACATGCGCCAGCGGGAATATTTCCGGGCCTACCGCAATGGCGAGACCGGCCTTTTCCTCAATGAGCCGGCCCGCGGGCAGGTTTCGCGGACCGAGAATTTCGTCGCGACCCGTCCGATCCTGAGCGACGGCGTTCTGCGGGGTGCGGTCGGGGTCGCCGTCCTGCCGCAGGTGCTGGTGAGCCTCTACGGGCGGATGGTGGGAGATGCGCCCCTGCTCATCGCCCGCACCGATGGCGTCGTGCTGCTGCGGACCGACGGGGCCCGGATGATCGAGCGCCTGCCGGAGCAGAACGAGATTCTCCGGCAGGCCAAGGCGGCGAGCGCGGGCATCTTCACAGGCACGTCGCTGACAGGGGGAGACCGGGCGCTGCATGCCTTCCGCGTGTTGGCCGCCCCCGATCTCGTCATCGCGGTCGCGGCACGCCAGTCGGAAGTGCTCGCGGCATGGCGGAAGCACGCGCTCTGCATCGGAGCGCTCGCTCTCCTTGCGATGGCCGCTCTGGCTGCGGTCGCCTTTCTGCCGCGGGGCCGGGTGGAGGCGGCGGAGACGCCGCCGCCGGAGCCCGTCATGGCCCCGGATCTTGCGCTCTTGGATCTGCTCGTTCTGCGCCTGCGGGCCGCGCTCTCGACGGGGGCGGGGGAGGCGGCCTTGCGCGAAACCGATATCATCGCGGCGGTGCTGGCGGCGGCCCGAGGTTCGCCGGCTGCCGCAGGCGAAGCGGAGGTGGGCGAGGTGTTGGGGGACGTGGCCGGTCTCGCCACCGCCGCGGGGTTGCCCGACCTGACCCTTCAGGAAACGCGCGATGCCGCGCACCTCACCGTGCACCTGAGCCCGGCGCCGCTGGGTGCCGCCCTGCTCGATGTGGTTCTGGGGATGGCCCGCGCCGCGCCGGAACTTGCGCGGATCGGCGCGACCGTCTCCTTCGCCTGCGTCGGGGGCGACGAGCCGGGGGATCGTCTGCCTGGAACCTATGCGTGCGTCGGTCTCGCGGGCCTCACGGATGCCGGCGGAGCGCAGGCGTTTGCGCTGGGGCGCGCCATCGTGGAGGGCGCCGGCGGCGCGGTTGTGGAAAGACGATCGGCAGGTCTGTGGCGGGTGGAACTGTGGCTGCCTCTCGTTCAGCAAGCCTCGGAGGTTCCCGTCGCCTAG
- a CDS encoding CVNH domain-containing protein has protein sequence MSLRRFALLVLGGLSLSVAAPQIAAAQSVPSGPYLRSCNDVRVSRGVDLVAMCRARNGEWFPTRLPNFLSCVSAIQNLDGNLACERGRGGGGGWNGGGGGWNGGGGGYAPPPPPPPRNNLPPGSYRASCQVQDFSGGWLRASCNNGRNQWRNTQLYVPGCKGDIGNMGGNLVCNR, from the coding sequence ATGAGTTTGAGACGTTTTGCTCTCTTGGTGCTGGGAGGGCTCTCCCTGTCGGTGGCGGCTCCGCAGATCGCTGCGGCCCAGTCGGTGCCCTCTGGCCCCTATCTGCGCTCGTGCAACGACGTGCGGGTTTCCCGCGGCGTCGATCTCGTGGCGATGTGCCGGGCCCGCAACGGCGAATGGTTCCCCACCCGTCTTCCGAACTTTCTCAGCTGTGTGAGCGCCATCCAGAATCTCGACGGCAATCTCGCCTGCGAGCGCGGTCGCGGCGGCGGCGGCGGATGGAATGGCGGCGGTGGTGGCTGGAACGGTGGTGGCGGCGGCTATGCCCCCCCGCCTCCGCCCCCGCCGCGGAACAATCTGCCGCCGGGCTCCTACCGCGCCTCCTGCCAGGTGCAGGACTTCTCCGGCGGCTGGCTGCGCGCGAGCTGCAACAACGGCCGCAACCAGTGGCGCAACACGCAGCTCTATGTGCCGGGCTGCAAGGGCGACATCGGCAACATGGGCGGCAATCTGGTCTGCAACCGCTGA
- the ilvD gene encoding dihydroxy-acid dehydratase, translated as MPAYRSRTSTHGRNMAGARGLWRATGMKDGDFGKPIIAVVNSFTQFVPGHVHLKDLGQLVAREIEKAGGVAKEFNTIAVDDGIAMGHDGMLYSLPSREIIADSVEYMVNAHCADAMVCISNCDKITPGMLMAAMRLNIPAVFVSGGPMEAGKVLLSTGEKKVDLIDAMIAAADDRVSDEDVKVMERSACPTCGSCSGMFTANSMNCLTEALGLALPGNGSVLATHADRERLFVEAGHLVVDLARRYYEQDDAGVLPRTIASFKAFENAMTLDISMGGSTNTVLHLLAAANEGEVPFTMADIDRLSRKVPVLCKVAPAVANIHMEDVHRAGGIMGILGELDRAGLIHTDLPTVHAPSMKDALERWDVTRTKAESVTTFYRAAPGGVPTQVAFSQSRRWDDLDTDRASGVIRDFEHAYSKDGGLAVLFGNIAEDGCIVKTAGVDASILKFTGPARIFESQDAAVEAILANGKIKAGDIVLIRYEGPRGGPGMQEMLYPTSYLKSKGLGKACALVTDGRFSGGSSGLSIGHVSPEAAEGGAIGLVEEGDTIEIDIPNRRIHLAISDEEMARRRAAMEAKGDAAWKPKDRQRVVSQALQAYAALTTSAARGAVRDVKSLRR; from the coding sequence ATGCCCGCTTATCGTTCCCGCACCAGCACCCATGGCCGCAACATGGCCGGAGCCCGTGGCCTCTGGCGCGCCACCGGCATGAAGGACGGGGATTTCGGCAAGCCGATCATCGCGGTGGTGAACTCCTTCACCCAGTTCGTGCCCGGCCATGTGCACCTGAAGGATCTCGGCCAGCTCGTGGCCCGCGAGATCGAGAAGGCCGGCGGCGTCGCCAAGGAGTTCAACACCATCGCGGTGGATGACGGCATCGCCATGGGCCATGACGGCATGCTCTATTCGCTGCCGTCCCGCGAGATCATCGCCGACAGCGTGGAGTACATGGTGAACGCGCACTGCGCCGACGCCATGGTCTGCATTTCCAATTGCGACAAGATCACCCCCGGCATGCTGATGGCCGCCATGCGCCTCAACATCCCGGCCGTCTTCGTCTCCGGTGGCCCCATGGAGGCCGGCAAGGTGCTCCTCTCCACCGGCGAGAAGAAGGTGGACCTGATCGACGCCATGATCGCCGCCGCCGACGATCGCGTGTCGGACGAGGACGTGAAGGTGATGGAGCGCTCCGCGTGCCCCACCTGCGGCTCCTGCTCGGGCATGTTCACCGCCAATTCCATGAACTGCCTCACCGAGGCCCTCGGCCTCGCCCTGCCGGGCAACGGCTCCGTGCTCGCCACCCATGCGGACCGCGAGCGCCTGTTCGTGGAGGCTGGCCACCTCGTGGTGGACCTCGCCCGCCGCTATTACGAGCAGGACGATGCGGGCGTGCTGCCGCGCACCATCGCCAGCTTCAAGGCGTTCGAGAATGCCATGACGCTCGACATCTCCATGGGCGGCTCCACCAACACGGTGCTGCATCTGCTCGCCGCCGCCAATGAGGGCGAGGTGCCCTTCACCATGGCGGACATCGACCGCCTGTCGCGCAAGGTGCCGGTGCTCTGCAAGGTGGCGCCCGCGGTCGCCAACATCCACATGGAAGACGTGCACCGCGCGGGCGGCATCATGGGCATCCTCGGCGAACTCGACCGCGCCGGCCTGATCCACACCGACCTGCCCACGGTCCACGCGCCGTCCATGAAGGATGCGCTGGAGCGCTGGGACGTGACGCGCACGAAGGCCGAGAGCGTCACCACCTTCTATCGCGCAGCGCCCGGCGGCGTGCCGACCCAGGTGGCCTTCAGCCAGTCCCGTCGCTGGGACGATCTGGACACGGACCGCGCCAGCGGCGTCATCCGCGATTTCGAGCACGCTTATTCCAAGGACGGCGGCCTCGCCGTGCTGTTCGGCAACATTGCCGAGGATGGCTGCATCGTGAAGACGGCGGGCGTGGACGCTTCCATCCTGAAGTTCACGGGCCCGGCCCGCATCTTCGAGAGCCAGGATGCGGCGGTGGAGGCGATCCTCGCCAACGGCAAGATCAAGGCCGGTGACATCGTGCTCATCCGCTACGAGGGACCGCGCGGCGGTCCCGGCATGCAGGAGATGCTCTACCCGACCTCCTATCTGAAGTCGAAGGGCCTCGGCAAAGCCTGCGCTCTGGTGACGGACGGGCGCTTCTCGGGCGGTTCCTCGGGCCTGTCCATCGGCCACGTGTCGCCGGAAGCTGCCGAGGGCGGCGCCATCGGCCTCGTGGAAGAGGGCGACACCATCGAGATCGACATCCCCAACCGCCGCATCCACCTCGCCATCTCGGACGAGGAAATGGCCCGCCGCCGTGCGGCCATGGAGGCCAAGGGCGACGCAGCCTGGAAGCCGAAAGACCGCCAGCGCGTGGTCTCGCAGGCGTTGCAGGCCTATGCCGCCCTCACCACCTCCGCCGCCCGCGGCGCGGTGCGCGACGTGAAGTCCCTGCGGCGCTGA